One genomic region from Streptomyces sp. NBC_01304 encodes:
- a CDS encoding phosphatase PAP2 family protein — protein MARKQVPGADAPHLNQRQAGTSGTGAQRAASAAAPGRPRWWTELPLIVLVYAAYSAGRLVVKGDVSSAVDHGLAILRIEKSLHLNAEHPLNRLFTEHAWLGVPSDFAYASLHYLVTPAILIWLFRRRPAHYRAARTWLMTSTLLGLVGFMLLPTCPPRLLESTYGFVDSMAQYSSYGWWGSEASAPRGLGGMTNQYAAMPSLHVGWALWCGVMLWRHGRTPLMRALAIAYPLLTTIVVMGTANHYFLDAVAGAATMGLGLLLTRPALRLAHRVRSRFAPVTLAARSTVVSAGCETSAGERIPQQRGAGSGSANADSTAGAAESGAATAAR, from the coding sequence ATGGCGCGTAAGCAAGTGCCGGGGGCCGACGCACCGCACCTGAACCAACGGCAGGCGGGCACGTCGGGCACCGGGGCACAGCGCGCCGCGTCGGCCGCCGCGCCCGGACGTCCGCGCTGGTGGACCGAGCTGCCGCTGATCGTTCTCGTGTACGCCGCCTACTCCGCGGGCCGCCTGGTGGTGAAGGGCGATGTGTCGAGCGCCGTCGACCACGGACTCGCGATCCTGCGGATCGAGAAGTCCCTGCACCTCAACGCCGAGCACCCGCTGAACCGTCTCTTCACCGAGCACGCCTGGCTGGGCGTGCCGTCCGACTTCGCGTACGCCTCGCTGCACTACCTGGTGACGCCGGCGATCCTGATCTGGCTGTTCAGGCGGCGGCCCGCGCACTATCGCGCCGCCCGCACCTGGCTGATGACGTCCACGCTGCTCGGTCTGGTCGGCTTCATGCTGCTGCCCACCTGCCCGCCGCGGCTGCTCGAGTCGACGTACGGGTTCGTGGACTCCATGGCGCAGTACAGCTCGTACGGCTGGTGGGGCAGCGAGGCCAGCGCCCCGCGTGGGCTCGGCGGGATGACCAACCAGTACGCGGCGATGCCGAGCCTGCATGTCGGCTGGGCGCTGTGGTGCGGGGTGATGCTGTGGCGTCACGGGCGTACGCCGCTGATGCGGGCCCTGGCGATCGCCTATCCCCTGCTGACCACGATCGTCGTCATGGGCACGGCCAACCACTACTTCCTGGACGCCGTCGCGGGCGCCGCCACGATGGGCCTCGGCCTGCTGCTCACACGGCCCGCGCTCCGGCTCGCGCACCGGGTGCGCTCCCGCTTCGCACCGGTCACTCTCGCCGCTCGTTCCACGGTTGTCAGTGCCGGATGCGAGACTTCCGCGGGTGAGCGAATTCCCCAACAGCGCGGGGCCGGCAGCGGATCCGCCAACGCAGACAGCACCGCCGGCGCCGCAGAGTCCGGCGCTGCGACAGCGGCTCGCTGA
- a CDS encoding histidine phosphatase family protein produces the protein MAPRILLARHGQTEWSLSGKHTGRTDIPLLDEGRRGAKLLGERLHQAPLNGLPDVEVRTSPLTRARETCDIAGFGDRAQEWDTLMEWDYGAYEGMTPAEIQALRPGWFIWRDGVPEGETLEDVTARADEVVSWARSADRDVLVFAHGHMLRSIGARWLGLPLDFAARIRLNPTSLSVLGWAYGEPALESWNDTGHLAG, from the coding sequence ATGGCACCGCGCATCCTGCTGGCCCGGCACGGACAGACCGAGTGGTCGCTGTCCGGGAAGCACACCGGCAGGACGGACATCCCGCTCCTCGACGAGGGCAGGCGCGGCGCCAAGCTGCTTGGCGAGCGCCTGCACCAGGCGCCGCTCAACGGCCTCCCGGACGTCGAGGTCCGCACCAGTCCGCTCACGCGCGCGCGTGAGACGTGCGACATCGCCGGGTTCGGCGACCGCGCCCAGGAGTGGGACACGCTCATGGAGTGGGACTACGGCGCCTATGAGGGCATGACGCCGGCCGAGATCCAGGCGCTGCGGCCCGGCTGGTTCATCTGGCGCGACGGCGTCCCGGAGGGCGAGACGCTGGAAGACGTCACCGCGCGTGCCGACGAAGTGGTGTCCTGGGCGCGCTCGGCGGACCGCGACGTCCTGGTCTTCGCGCACGGCCACATGCTGCGCTCGATCGGCGCCCGCTGGCTGGGCCTGCCCCTCGACTTCGCGGCCCGCATCCGCCTCAACCCGACGTCGCTGTCGGTGCTCGGGTGGGCCTACGGGGAGCCGGCACTCGAGTCTTGGAACGACACGGGGCACCTGGCCGGTTGA
- a CDS encoding spermidine synthase yields MPDPDRARAWTLLVDGAPQSHVDLDDPAHLDFAYQRRLGHIADLLAPPGKPIQAVHLGGGAFTMARYIAATRPRSTQQVVERDAALVQLVRRELPLDPTARVRVRAVDAREGLAKIPDGWADLVIADVFSAARTPAHLTSTEFLDDVRRVVKPGGFYAANLADGPPLRHLRGQIATAAGVFPELALAVDPAVLRGKRFGNAVLLGSDRELPVAELTRRIAGDPHPGRVEHGKALADFAGGATAVTDVSAVASPAPPPGVFR; encoded by the coding sequence ATGCCCGACCCGGACCGGGCCCGCGCCTGGACCCTCCTGGTCGACGGCGCCCCGCAGTCCCACGTGGACCTCGACGACCCCGCCCACCTCGACTTCGCCTACCAGCGCAGGCTCGGCCACATCGCCGACCTCCTGGCGCCACCCGGCAAGCCGATCCAGGCCGTCCACCTGGGCGGCGGCGCCTTCACCATGGCCCGCTACATCGCCGCGACCCGGCCCCGCTCCACCCAGCAGGTCGTTGAGCGGGACGCGGCCCTGGTCCAACTGGTGCGCCGGGAGCTGCCGTTGGACCCGACGGCACGCGTGCGCGTGCGGGCCGTCGACGCCCGCGAAGGGCTCGCCAAGATCCCCGACGGCTGGGCCGACCTGGTCATCGCCGATGTGTTCAGCGCCGCCCGCACCCCCGCACACCTGACGAGCACCGAATTCCTCGACGACGTACGCAGGGTCGTCAAGCCCGGCGGCTTCTACGCGGCCAACCTCGCGGACGGCCCTCCGCTCCGGCATCTGCGCGGCCAGATAGCCACCGCGGCCGGTGTCTTCCCCGAGCTCGCCCTGGCCGTCGACCCGGCCGTCCTGCGCGGCAAGCGCTTCGGCAACGCGGTGCTGCTCGGCTCCGACCGGGAACTGCCCGTCGCCGAACTCACCCGGCGCATCGCGGGCGACCCGCACCCCGGGCGCGTGGAGCACGGAAAGGCGCTCGCGGACTTCGCCGGGGGCGCGACGGCCGTCACGGATGTGAGCGCGGTCGCCTCGCCGGCGCCTCCTCCGGGAGTTTTCCGCTAG
- a CDS encoding response regulator transcription factor, producing MASVLVVEDDQFVRSALIRHLTEASHTVRSVGTALEALREVAHFRFDVVILDLGLPDLDGSEALKMLRGITDVPVIIATARDDEAEIVRLLNDGADDYLTKPFSVEHLSARMAAVLRRAGAGGGAAEAPLSRVIQVGGLSIDPLRRQAQLDGTALDLTRREFDLLAFLAGRPGVVVPRKELLAEVWQQSYGDDQTIDVHLSWLRRKLGETAAKPRYLHTLRGVGVKLEPPQ from the coding sequence ATGGCAAGTGTGCTCGTCGTTGAGGACGACCAGTTCGTACGCTCCGCCCTCATCCGGCATCTGACCGAGGCCTCCCACACCGTGCGGAGCGTCGGCACGGCCCTCGAGGCGCTGCGTGAGGTCGCCCATTTCCGCTTTGATGTCGTCATCCTCGACCTCGGTCTGCCCGACCTGGACGGGTCCGAGGCGCTCAAGATGCTGCGCGGCATCACCGATGTCCCCGTGATCATCGCCACCGCGCGGGACGACGAAGCCGAAATCGTCCGCCTCCTTAATGACGGCGCCGACGACTACCTCACCAAGCCCTTCTCGGTCGAGCACCTCTCCGCCCGCATGGCCGCCGTGCTGCGCCGCGCGGGCGCCGGCGGGGGAGCGGCCGAGGCGCCGCTGTCCCGGGTGATCCAGGTCGGCGGCCTCTCCATCGACCCGCTGCGCCGCCAGGCCCAGCTGGACGGCACCGCCCTCGACCTGACCCGGCGCGAGTTCGACCTGCTCGCCTTCCTGGCCGGACGCCCCGGCGTCGTCGTACCGCGCAAGGAACTCCTCGCCGAGGTGTGGCAGCAGTCGTACGGCGACGACCAGACCATCGACGTACATCTGTCGTGGCTCCGGCGGAAGTTGGGCGAAACGGCCGCAAAGCCGCGTTATCTGCACACGCTGCGCGGAGTCGGCGTCAAGCTGGAGCCCCCGCAGTGA
- a CDS encoding HAMP domain-containing sensor histidine kinase, with the protein MRWALVKVCLAVTVMVVVAFAIPLGLVIKEMASDRAFSNAERQAAAIGPTLSITTDRKQLERAVASTQAGADGRMAVHIPASDGQEPIEVGRRRAAQADLDKTRKVASPSIAQAPGGSALLQPTALGSGAIAIVEVFVPEGEVSNGVATAWLVLAGVGVALIIGSVAVADRLGVRLIQPAKRLAGAARALGDGKLNARVPEDGPTELKQAAVAFNSMADQVVQLLANERELAADLSHRLRTPLTVLRLNTASLGDGPAADQTRAAVEQLEAEVDTIIRTAREAKPQQVSGSPGVGCDAAEVIRERMDFWSALAEDEARKVRVAGVDHPVRVPVARPDLIAALDALLGNVFRHTPEGTAFAVDVHSAEDAVIVLVSDAGAGILDPEAALARGSGSDQAGSTGLGLDIVRQMAEATGGDVRIGHSVLGGTEIRIWIQLDARVPSAGRRRHRGAVRRRKKTSASA; encoded by the coding sequence GTGAGGTGGGCACTGGTCAAGGTGTGCCTCGCCGTGACCGTCATGGTCGTCGTGGCCTTCGCCATCCCGCTCGGCCTGGTCATCAAGGAGATGGCCAGCGACCGCGCCTTCTCCAACGCCGAGCGCCAGGCCGCCGCGATCGGCCCCACACTCTCCATCACCACCGACCGCAAACAGCTCGAGCGCGCCGTCGCCTCCACCCAGGCCGGCGCCGACGGCCGGATGGCCGTGCACATCCCCGCGTCCGACGGCCAGGAGCCCATCGAGGTCGGCCGCCGCCGGGCCGCGCAGGCCGACCTCGACAAGACCCGCAAGGTGGCCAGCCCCTCCATCGCGCAGGCCCCGGGCGGCAGCGCCCTGCTGCAGCCCACCGCGCTCGGCTCCGGCGCGATCGCGATCGTCGAGGTCTTCGTCCCCGAGGGCGAGGTCAGCAATGGCGTGGCCACGGCCTGGCTGGTCCTGGCCGGCGTCGGAGTCGCGCTGATCATCGGCTCCGTCGCGGTCGCCGACCGCCTCGGCGTACGCCTCATCCAGCCCGCCAAGCGCCTCGCGGGCGCCGCCCGCGCCCTGGGTGACGGCAAGCTCAACGCGCGCGTGCCCGAGGACGGACCGACCGAGCTCAAGCAGGCGGCCGTCGCCTTCAACTCGATGGCCGACCAGGTGGTCCAACTCCTCGCCAACGAACGCGAACTGGCAGCGGACCTCTCGCACCGCCTGCGCACCCCCCTCACCGTCCTGCGCCTCAACACCGCTTCCCTGGGCGACGGCCCCGCCGCCGACCAGACGCGGGCCGCGGTGGAGCAGCTGGAGGCGGAGGTCGACACGATCATCCGCACGGCCCGCGAGGCCAAACCCCAGCAGGTGTCCGGCAGCCCCGGAGTCGGCTGCGACGCGGCCGAGGTGATCCGCGAACGCATGGACTTCTGGTCGGCACTCGCCGAGGACGAGGCCCGCAAGGTCCGCGTCGCGGGCGTGGACCACCCCGTCCGCGTCCCCGTCGCCCGCCCCGACCTGATCGCCGCCCTCGACGCCCTCCTGGGCAACGTCTTCCGGCACACCCCGGAGGGCACCGCCTTCGCGGTCGACGTACACAGCGCCGAGGACGCCGTGATCGTCCTGGTCTCGGACGCGGGCGCCGGCATCCTCGACCCGGAGGCGGCCCTGGCCCGCGGCAGCGGCTCCGACCAGGCGGGCTCCACGGGCCTCGGCCTGGACATCGTCCGCCAGATGGCAGAGGCCACCGGCGGCGACGTACGCATCGGCCACTCGGTCCTCGGCGGCACCGAGATCCGCATCTGGATCCAACTCGACGCCCGCGTGCCCTCGGCGGGCCGCCGCCGCCACCGGGGCGCGGTACGCCGACGCAAGAAGACTTCCGCTTCGGCGTAG
- a CDS encoding cellulose binding domain-containing protein → MSSTHRRTVSGKTKAIGAVVAAATVGGAALLFTGTAQAAGAGAAYTKASDWAGGYTGKYVITNDSDKALSDWTLEFDLPAGTKLSSLWNAEYTLKGGHVTVKPASWDGDLAAGKSVTVGFVASGDADPTGCLINDNKCSVDEGATPQPTGRPTETAKPSAEPSATAKPSEKPTETATPTEKPSETPGGGSGSGSSGTAGFAPFIDTSLAPAYDMVDTAAKTGVKEFNLAFITSGGSCAPLWGGTGALNDDKVAAQIGDLRAKGGDVRVSFGGAAGSELALNCSSADDLAKAYGKVVDAYKLTKVDFDIEGGALPDAAANTKRAKAIAALQKEHPGLDVSFTLPVMPEGLTQPGVDLLADAKKNGVKTSAVNIMAMDYGPSYSGDMGEYAIKAATATQAQIKGVLGLSDSAAWKAVAVTPMIGVNDVTTEVFKVDDATQLVKFAQDKGLGWLSMWSSTRDKACEGGSTQVSPTCSSISQDPLAFTKAFGAYK, encoded by the coding sequence ATGAGCAGTACGCACCGGCGCACGGTCAGCGGCAAGACCAAGGCGATAGGCGCGGTCGTCGCCGCGGCGACCGTCGGGGGTGCGGCCCTGCTGTTCACCGGCACCGCACAGGCCGCCGGCGCCGGAGCCGCGTACACCAAGGCCAGCGACTGGGCGGGTGGCTACACCGGCAAGTACGTGATCACGAACGACAGCGACAAGGCGCTCTCCGACTGGACGCTCGAGTTCGACCTCCCGGCCGGCACCAAGCTGAGCTCGCTCTGGAACGCCGAGTACACGCTCAAGGGCGGGCACGTCACCGTGAAGCCCGCGAGCTGGGACGGCGACCTCGCGGCCGGCAAGTCCGTGACCGTCGGCTTCGTCGCGTCGGGCGACGCCGACCCCACCGGCTGCCTGATCAACGACAACAAGTGCTCGGTCGACGAGGGCGCGACGCCGCAGCCGACCGGCCGCCCCACCGAGACCGCGAAGCCCTCCGCCGAGCCGAGCGCGACCGCGAAGCCCTCCGAGAAGCCGACCGAAACGGCGACGCCCACCGAGAAGCCGAGCGAGACGCCCGGCGGCGGATCCGGATCAGGCTCGTCCGGCACCGCGGGATTCGCGCCCTTCATCGACACGTCCCTGGCACCCGCGTACGACATGGTGGACACGGCCGCCAAGACGGGCGTGAAGGAGTTCAACCTCGCCTTCATCACCTCGGGCGGCAGCTGCGCCCCGCTGTGGGGCGGAACCGGGGCCCTGAACGACGACAAGGTGGCCGCCCAGATCGGCGACCTGCGCGCCAAGGGCGGCGACGTACGCGTGTCCTTCGGCGGCGCGGCCGGCTCGGAGCTCGCGCTGAACTGCTCCTCGGCGGACGACCTGGCGAAGGCGTACGGCAAGGTCGTGGACGCGTACAAGCTGACCAAGGTCGACTTCGACATCGAGGGCGGCGCGCTGCCGGACGCCGCGGCCAACACCAAGCGGGCGAAGGCGATCGCGGCGCTGCAGAAGGAACACCCGGGCCTGGACGTCTCGTTCACGCTGCCGGTGATGCCCGAGGGCCTCACTCAGCCGGGCGTCGACCTGCTCGCGGACGCCAAGAAGAACGGCGTGAAGACCTCCGCCGTGAACATCATGGCGATGGACTACGGCCCGTCCTACAGCGGCGACATGGGCGAGTACGCGATCAAGGCGGCCACCGCCACGCAGGCCCAGATCAAGGGCGTCCTCGGCCTGTCCGACTCCGCCGCCTGGAAGGCCGTCGCGGTCACCCCGATGATCGGCGTCAACGACGTCACGACCGAGGTCTTCAAGGTCGACGACGCGACGCAGCTGGTGAAGTTCGCGCAGGACAAGGGCCTCGGCTGGCTGTCGATGTGGTCCTCGACCCGTGACAAGGCCTGCGAGGGCGGCTCCACCCAGGTCTCCCCGACCTGCAGCTCGATCTCGCAGGACCCGCTGGCGTTCACGAAGGCGTTCGGCGCGTACAAGTAA
- a CDS encoding GH1 family beta-glucosidase — protein sequence MPEPITPESLTSASLAPESLAPEAISTGPLAFPADFLWGAATSAYQIEGAVREDGRTPSIWDTFSHTPGRTEGGDTGDVAVEHYHRYRDDVALMADLGLTSYRFSVAWTRVQPTGRGPAVQRGLDFYRRLVDELLDRGITPSLTLYHWDLPQELENAGGWPERDTAYRFAEYAGIVGAALGDRVQLWTTLNEPWCSAFLGYGSGVHAPGRTDPAAALRAAHHLNLAHGLGASALRAAMPKRNRVGVSLNSSVIRAVSESAEDLDAVRRIDNLANGVFHGPLLHGAYPAGLFEQTARVTDWGHVQEGDLRAIHQPLDFLGLNYYTPALVSAAPSAPAGPRADGHGASDHSPWPGAGDIAFHQTPGERTEMGWTIDPGGLHELIMRYAREVPGLPLYVTENGAAYDDKPDPDGTVHDPERIAYLHAHLAAVHRAVADGADVRGYYLWSLMDNFEWAYGYGKRFGAVYVDYETQARTPKSSARWYAGVAATGELGEFQG from the coding sequence ATGCCTGAACCCATTACGCCTGAGTCCCTTACGTCTGCATCCCTTGCGCCTGAATCCCTTGCGCCTGAGGCCATTTCGACCGGGCCCCTCGCCTTTCCGGCCGACTTCCTGTGGGGCGCGGCCACGTCCGCGTACCAGATCGAAGGGGCCGTACGCGAGGACGGCCGTACGCCGTCCATCTGGGACACCTTCAGTCATACGCCGGGCAGGACGGAGGGGGGTGACACCGGGGATGTCGCGGTCGAGCACTATCACCGCTACCGCGACGACGTCGCGCTGATGGCCGACCTCGGCCTGACCTCGTACCGCTTCTCCGTCGCCTGGACCCGGGTGCAGCCCACCGGGCGCGGCCCCGCCGTCCAGCGCGGCCTGGACTTCTACCGGCGGCTCGTCGACGAGCTCCTCGACCGGGGCATCACCCCCTCGCTCACCCTCTACCACTGGGATCTGCCCCAGGAGTTGGAGAACGCGGGCGGCTGGCCCGAGCGGGACACCGCGTACCGCTTCGCCGAGTACGCGGGGATCGTCGGCGCGGCGCTCGGCGACCGGGTGCAGCTGTGGACCACCCTCAACGAGCCCTGGTGCAGCGCCTTCCTCGGCTACGGGTCGGGGGTGCACGCCCCGGGCCGGACCGACCCGGCGGCGGCCCTGCGCGCCGCCCACCACCTCAATCTCGCCCACGGCCTCGGCGCGAGCGCCCTGCGCGCGGCCATGCCGAAGCGCAACCGGGTCGGCGTCAGCCTCAACTCCTCGGTGATCAGGGCGGTTTCGGAATCTGCCGAGGACCTGGACGCGGTGCGTCGTATCGACAACCTCGCCAACGGCGTCTTCCACGGCCCCCTGCTGCACGGCGCCTACCCGGCGGGCCTGTTCGAGCAGACGGCCCGGGTCACCGACTGGGGGCACGTCCAGGAGGGCGATCTGCGCGCGATCCACCAGCCGCTGGACTTCCTCGGCCTCAACTACTACACACCGGCACTTGTCTCGGCCGCGCCCTCCGCGCCCGCCGGTCCCCGCGCGGACGGGCACGGCGCCAGCGACCACTCGCCGTGGCCGGGCGCGGGCGACATCGCGTTCCACCAGACTCCGGGCGAGCGCACCGAGATGGGGTGGACCATCGATCCGGGCGGGCTGCACGAGCTGATCATGCGGTACGCGCGCGAGGTGCCGGGGCTGCCGTTGTACGTCACCGAGAACGGCGCCGCCTACGACGACAAGCCGGACCCCGACGGCACCGTCCACGACCCCGAGCGCATCGCCTATCTGCACGCCCACCTGGCCGCCGTCCACCGGGCCGTCGCCGATGGCGCGGACGTGCGCGGGTACTACCTCTGGTCGCTGATGGACAACTTCGAGTGGGCGTACGGCTACGGCAAGCGGTTCGGTGCGGTGTACGTCGACTACGAGACGCAGGCGCGGACTCCGAAGTCGAGTGCGCGGTGGTACGCGGGGGTTGCCGCGACCGGCGAACTGGGTGAGTTTCAGGGGTAG
- a CDS encoding carbohydrate ABC transporter permease encodes MHAGPVTYAVLALFTAISLAPLVWTAIAASRTSGRLAQTPPPLWFGGNIFKNLERAWTEASLGDAMLNTTIVASTITFGTVLFSTVAGFAFAKLKFRMRGALLLLTIGTMMVPPQLSVVPLYLWMADLQWTNQLQSVILPTFVSAFGVFFMRQYLVQALPTELIEAARMDGASSLRIIWHVVFPAARPAMAVLGLLTFVFAWNDFLWPIIALNQSNPTVQVALNSLGTGYIPDRAVIMAGALLGTLPLLFAFILFGKQIVSGIMQGAVKG; translated from the coding sequence ATGCACGCGGGGCCCGTCACCTATGCCGTGCTCGCCCTGTTCACCGCCATCTCGCTGGCGCCGCTGGTGTGGACGGCGATCGCCGCCTCGCGTACGAGCGGACGGCTCGCCCAGACACCGCCACCCCTGTGGTTCGGCGGGAACATCTTCAAGAACCTCGAGCGGGCCTGGACGGAGGCGAGCCTCGGCGACGCGATGCTCAACACGACCATCGTGGCGAGCACCATCACCTTCGGCACGGTCCTGTTCTCCACCGTCGCCGGATTCGCCTTCGCCAAGCTGAAGTTCAGGATGCGCGGCGCGCTGCTCCTGCTGACCATCGGCACGATGATGGTGCCGCCGCAGCTCAGCGTCGTACCGCTGTATCTGTGGATGGCCGACCTGCAGTGGACCAACCAGCTCCAGTCGGTGATCCTGCCGACGTTCGTCAGCGCCTTCGGTGTGTTCTTCATGCGGCAGTACCTGGTGCAGGCGCTGCCCACCGAGCTCATCGAGGCGGCCCGGATGGACGGTGCCAGCAGTCTGCGCATCATCTGGCACGTGGTCTTCCCGGCGGCGCGGCCGGCCATGGCCGTGCTCGGGCTGCTCACGTTCGTGTTCGCCTGGAACGACTTCCTCTGGCCGATCATCGCCCTCAACCAGTCGAACCCGACCGTGCAGGTGGCGCTCAACTCCCTCGGCACGGGCTACATCCCGGACCGGGCAGTGATCATGGCGGGCGCGCTGCTCGGCACGCTGCCGCTGCTCTTCGCGTTCATCCTGTTCGGCAAGCAGATCGTGAGCGGCATCATGCAGGGCGCGGTCAAGGGCTGA
- a CDS encoding carbohydrate ABC transporter permease: MSETAEYAETASPGAGDAAPAASKSRKAATPSWRSRLYRWDIKASPYLFVAPFFVFFGAFGLFPLLYTGWASLHRLELTNLDGGTWLGLENYRNLLGSDYFWNALGNTFTIGVISTVPQLAIALGIAHLLNYKLRGSTLWRVAMLTPYATSVASATLVFTLLYSWDGGMVNWLIGQVGVDPINWRESTWGSQFAVSSIVIWRWTGYNALIYLAAMQAVPHDLYESAALDGASRWQQFRHVTVPMLRPTILFTVVVSTIGATQLFGEPLLFGGTSGSKGGAAHQFQTLGLYLYDQGWINGHLGRASAVAWLMLAILLLIAAVNLLIARRLRRDR; the protein is encoded by the coding sequence ATGTCCGAGACTGCTGAGTACGCCGAGACCGCGTCCCCCGGTGCGGGGGACGCGGCCCCGGCCGCATCGAAGAGCCGCAAGGCCGCCACGCCCTCGTGGCGCAGCCGTCTGTACCGCTGGGACATAAAGGCGTCGCCGTACCTGTTCGTCGCTCCGTTCTTCGTCTTCTTCGGCGCCTTCGGCCTGTTCCCGCTGCTCTACACCGGCTGGGCCTCGCTGCACCGCCTGGAGCTGACCAACCTCGACGGCGGCACCTGGCTGGGCCTGGAGAACTACCGCAACCTGCTGGGGAGCGACTACTTCTGGAACGCCCTTGGCAACACCTTCACCATCGGTGTGATCTCCACCGTCCCCCAGCTCGCCATCGCGCTCGGCATCGCCCATCTGCTCAACTACAAGCTGCGCGGCTCCACTCTGTGGCGGGTCGCGATGCTCACTCCGTACGCAACCTCCGTGGCCAGTGCCACGCTGGTCTTCACGCTGCTGTACTCGTGGGACGGCGGCATGGTCAACTGGCTGATCGGCCAGGTCGGCGTCGATCCGATCAACTGGCGTGAATCCACCTGGGGTTCACAGTTCGCGGTGTCCTCGATCGTCATCTGGCGGTGGACCGGGTACAACGCGCTGATCTATCTGGCCGCGATGCAGGCCGTGCCGCACGACCTGTACGAGTCGGCCGCGCTCGACGGGGCCTCGCGCTGGCAGCAGTTCCGGCACGTGACCGTGCCGATGCTGCGCCCGACGATCCTGTTCACCGTGGTCGTGTCGACCATCGGGGCCACCCAACTCTTCGGCGAGCCACTGCTGTTCGGCGGCACGTCCGGGTCCAAGGGCGGCGCGGCCCACCAGTTCCAGACCCTGGGCCTCTATCTGTACGACCAGGGCTGGATCAACGGCCATCTGGGGCGGGCCTCGGCCGTCGCCTGGCTGATGCTGGCGATCCTGCTGCTCATCGCCGCGGTCAATCTCCTGATCGCCCGACGTCTGAGGAGGGACCGGTGA
- a CDS encoding ABC transporter substrate-binding protein, translating into MRTSSRRSRRLVALAAVTTLATGLLTACSSDDDGSGGSDGKITLNVGTFGVLGLKQAGLYEEYEKAHPNIKIKENVIERNDLYYPKLLTQLQSGAGVNDVAAIEVSNITEVVQTQAAKFEDLSKAKGVSKDTYLDWKWAQATTEDGKTVGLGVDIGPTALCYRKDLLKKAGLPTDREELAKAWAGDWDKYVALGEKYMKKAPKGTKFVDSASSVYNSVFAGATERYYDKSGKEIYEESQGRKDAWDTAMKVAQGDMSAKLKQFDPTWDSGFANAKFATVSCPAWMAGYIQEKTGPSGKGQWDMAKAPTAGNWGGTFLGVPSAGKHKKEATELAVWLTQPEQLAKVFAKQASFPSTPSVYDKLKPSAATSAYFNNAPITELFAGIAKDIPSAIYGIKDAQIGQSITDIGVLQVEQQGKTPEEGWEAAQEEIKDVLGQ; encoded by the coding sequence ATGCGCACGAGTTCCCGCCGGTCCCGGCGACTGGTGGCCTTGGCGGCCGTGACCACGCTGGCCACAGGCCTGCTGACCGCTTGCTCCAGCGACGACGACGGCTCGGGTGGCAGCGACGGAAAGATCACGCTCAATGTGGGCACGTTCGGTGTGCTGGGCCTGAAGCAGGCAGGGCTCTACGAGGAGTACGAGAAGGCGCACCCGAACATCAAGATCAAAGAGAACGTCATCGAGCGGAACGACCTCTACTACCCGAAGCTCCTCACCCAGCTGCAGTCCGGCGCCGGTGTCAACGACGTCGCGGCCATAGAGGTCAGCAACATCACCGAGGTCGTGCAGACCCAGGCCGCCAAGTTCGAGGACCTGAGCAAGGCCAAGGGCGTCTCCAAGGACACCTACCTCGACTGGAAGTGGGCGCAGGCCACGACCGAGGACGGCAAGACGGTCGGGCTCGGCGTCGACATCGGCCCCACGGCGCTCTGTTACCGCAAGGACCTCTTGAAGAAGGCCGGGCTGCCCACCGACCGCGAGGAGCTCGCCAAGGCGTGGGCCGGCGACTGGGACAAGTACGTCGCGCTCGGCGAGAAGTACATGAAGAAGGCGCCCAAGGGCACCAAGTTCGTCGACTCCGCCTCCAGCGTCTACAACTCCGTCTTCGCCGGCGCCACCGAGCGCTACTACGACAAGAGCGGCAAGGAGATCTACGAGGAGAGCCAGGGCCGCAAGGACGCCTGGGACACCGCGATGAAGGTCGCGCAGGGCGACATGTCCGCCAAGCTCAAGCAGTTCGACCCGACTTGGGACTCGGGCTTCGCCAACGCCAAGTTCGCCACGGTGTCCTGCCCCGCCTGGATGGCCGGCTACATCCAGGAGAAGACCGGCCCGAGCGGCAAGGGCCAGTGGGACATGGCCAAGGCGCCCACCGCCGGCAACTGGGGCGGCACCTTCCTCGGCGTGCCGAGCGCGGGCAAGCACAAGAAGGAGGCGACCGAGCTCGCCGTCTGGCTCACCCAGCCCGAGCAGCTCGCGAAGGTCTTCGCCAAGCAGGCCAGCTTCCCGTCCACGCCGTCGGTCTACGACAAGCTGAAGCCTTCGGCCGCGACGTCCGCGTACTTCAACAACGCCCCCATCACCGAGCTCTTCGCCGGCATCGCGAAGGACATCCCCTCTGCCATCTATGGCATCAAGGACGCCCAGATCGGCCAGTCCATCACGGACATCGGTGTGCTCCAGGTGGAGCAGCAGGGCAAGACTCCCGAGGAGGGCTGGGAGGCGGCCCAGGAGGAGATCAAGGATGTTCTGGGACAGTGA